A window of the Dongshaea marina genome harbors these coding sequences:
- a CDS encoding substrate-binding periplasmic protein: MSNIPTWFTDRLRMGHFSRLGHVIRSRVKRMRLLLLLPLLSCSLNSHSEELLVVTENWRPYNYEEFGEVKGLSTEIVKKVLERAGIKYQIKVYPWARAYRMAQEDKSVMIYTIIRIPTREKLFKWVRPLGRGGVTSLYRLKKNKHISPITLQEAKSYRIGANKDSMDHLWLQDNGFHNLYTPHAVELTIKMFFYDRFDMIAFDDSTMKSEFSHYGWDPNRAVHVMPLFRTPPYIALSLATPDSIKLKLQEAYDSLMKEEMVELVN; encoded by the coding sequence ATGAGTAATATCCCCACCTGGTTCACCGATCGTTTACGAATGGGACACTTTTCTCGACTGGGTCATGTTATCCGCAGTCGTGTTAAACGGATGCGACTGTTGCTGCTATTGCCTCTGCTCTCCTGCTCGCTGAATAGCCATTCAGAGGAGCTATTGGTGGTGACTGAAAACTGGCGGCCATATAATTATGAGGAGTTTGGCGAGGTTAAAGGGCTGTCAACCGAGATAGTGAAGAAGGTTCTGGAGCGTGCAGGAATCAAGTATCAGATCAAGGTTTACCCATGGGCAAGGGCGTATCGAATGGCCCAGGAAGATAAAAGTGTCATGATCTATACCATCATCCGGATCCCAACTCGCGAGAAACTGTTTAAGTGGGTCAGGCCCCTGGGGCGTGGGGGAGTTACTTCTCTGTATAGGCTGAAAAAGAATAAGCATATCAGCCCTATCACTTTGCAGGAGGCTAAGAGCTATAGGATCGGGGCCAATAAGGACTCAATGGATCACTTGTGGCTACAAGACAATGGTTTTCATAACCTGTATACACCTCATGCGGTTGAGTTGACCATCAAGATGTTCTTCTATGACAGGTTCGACATGATCGCCTTCGATGACTCCACCATGAAGTCGGAATTTTCCCACTATGGCTGGGATCCCAACCGAGCCGTTCATGTTATGCCTCTTTTCAGAACCCCTCCATACATAGCGCTCAGCCTGGCGACCCCTGATTCGATTAAGCTTAAATTACAGGAGGCATACGACTCTCTTATGAAGGAGGAGATGGTTGAGCTCGTAAACTAA
- a CDS encoding type 1 glutamine amidotransferase yields MKKKEFKGLLLQIRDQRKVRLEEWESFACLSGLALEQLDILNVFDTPHFDADVLQGYDALFVGGASEANVLQPDKYPFVGSAQRLLVECLDSELPVFASCFGYQLAVLALGGEIIHQQQDFEMGSVPISLTREARQDPLFSRVDDPFMAISVHQQKSLQCPPGCVSLAYTQQCHHAFRVKDKPFWAFQFHPEVDRATLVERLTFYKDKYTTNDAHLDEVLKSTVETPESNALPRIFTDWVVSQKS; encoded by the coding sequence TTGAAAAAAAAGGAATTTAAGGGATTACTGCTGCAGATCCGCGATCAGCGTAAGGTCCGCCTAGAGGAGTGGGAAAGCTTTGCCTGTTTAAGTGGCCTGGCCCTTGAACAGCTGGATATTCTCAACGTGTTTGATACCCCGCACTTTGATGCCGATGTGCTCCAGGGGTATGACGCTCTGTTCGTCGGCGGTGCCAGCGAGGCGAACGTTCTGCAGCCCGATAAATACCCCTTTGTTGGCAGTGCCCAGCGGCTGCTTGTGGAGTGCCTTGACTCTGAGCTTCCGGTCTTTGCCTCCTGCTTTGGCTATCAACTGGCAGTGTTAGCCCTGGGAGGTGAGATCATCCACCAGCAGCAGGACTTTGAGATGGGCAGTGTGCCTATCTCTTTAACCCGTGAGGCACGTCAGGATCCTCTTTTCTCAAGGGTTGATGATCCCTTTATGGCGATCTCCGTCCATCAGCAAAAATCCCTGCAGTGTCCCCCGGGCTGTGTCTCTCTTGCCTATACTCAGCAGTGTCACCACGCCTTTCGGGTCAAGGATAAACCCTTCTGGGCATTTCAGTTCCACCCAGAGGTCGACCGGGCAACCCTGGTGGAGCGGCTAACCTTCTATAAAGACAAATACACCACGAATGATGCCCACCTCGATGAGGTTTTGAAGAGCACGGTTGAAACTCCCGAGTCCAACGCCCTGCCTCGAATATTTACAGACTGGGTGGTATCACAGAAGAGCTGA
- a CDS encoding vacuolar protein sorting-associated family 26 protein, which produces MPFDNLMILFAFILVVGGTLGLILLRRSKGELTIECEPGPFSPQQPVSGRLRVKAKRQIRGNRLKINLHCIKRARRSQGDRVREFKETLYRQELLLDEGGNYEPADERSYDFMFRLSEENLQPVRGSRHSLKAWAELIQPGEDARLSWELVARLDASGADLVTRKDIEIQLP; this is translated from the coding sequence ATGCCATTTGATAATCTGATGATCTTGTTTGCTTTTATCCTTGTGGTGGGAGGTACCCTTGGGTTGATCCTGTTAAGACGCAGCAAGGGGGAGCTAACCATAGAGTGTGAGCCTGGTCCCTTCAGTCCGCAGCAGCCGGTGAGTGGCAGGCTCAGGGTCAAGGCCAAACGTCAGATCCGGGGGAATCGGCTCAAGATTAACTTGCACTGCATAAAGAGGGCTCGCCGCAGTCAGGGGGATCGAGTCAGGGAGTTCAAGGAGACCCTTTATCGACAGGAGTTGCTGCTGGATGAGGGGGGCAACTATGAGCCAGCCGACGAGAGATCATATGATTTTATGTTCAGGCTTTCTGAAGAGAATCTTCAACCGGTCAGGGGCAGTCGGCATTCTCTGAAAGCCTGGGCCGAGCTGATTCAACCCGGGGAGGACGCCAGGCTCTCTTGGGAGCTGGTTGCAAGGCTTGATGCCAGCGGAGCGGATCTGGTCACGCGCAAGGATATCGAGATCCAACTCCCCTGA
- a CDS encoding Tim44 domain-containing protein, whose translation MKKFLSVVAILFAFTLTTATAEAKKFGGSRSFGKSYKTAPAQPKNGATSQAQQKTQSNSKKGLMGGLLGGLLAGGLLAALMGGAFEGFKMMDFLIMAVIAFVLFRIFRSIMQAKAGAMKQQQPAYAANTQQRTSELNWGQQSSAAATSDPHVPFNLPQGFNLDAFLEGARDHYNTLQQAWNSNDFSKIQEYVTPELYNLLKEERATLKGEQHTEVMYLNCELVRADQTASASQLSVLFTGRYRDAKSGEEEDIKEVWHLERALNQSNAPWLIVGIEQ comes from the coding sequence ATGAAAAAATTTTTGTCTGTAGTGGCGATACTTTTTGCCTTTACACTCACGACAGCAACCGCAGAGGCGAAGAAATTCGGAGGGAGCCGCTCCTTTGGCAAGAGCTATAAAACTGCTCCGGCCCAACCTAAGAATGGTGCAACCAGCCAAGCCCAACAGAAAACCCAATCAAACAGCAAGAAAGGGCTGATGGGCGGCCTGCTGGGAGGCCTCCTGGCCGGTGGCCTGTTGGCGGCCCTGATGGGTGGAGCCTTTGAAGGCTTCAAGATGATGGACTTTTTGATCATGGCGGTGATCGCCTTCGTGCTGTTCCGCATTTTCAGAAGCATCATGCAGGCCAAAGCCGGCGCCATGAAACAGCAGCAGCCAGCCTACGCAGCCAACACGCAGCAGCGCACCTCTGAACTGAACTGGGGACAGCAATCCTCAGCGGCAGCCACTTCTGATCCCCATGTACCTTTTAACCTGCCCCAGGGATTCAATCTGGATGCATTTCTGGAGGGAGCCCGCGACCACTACAACACACTGCAGCAGGCCTGGAACAGCAATGATTTTTCCAAGATCCAGGAGTATGTGACCCCGGAACTCTACAACCTTCTCAAAGAGGAGCGTGCAACCCTCAAGGGAGAGCAGCACACCGAGGTCATGTACCTTAACTGTGAGCTGGTTCGAGCCGATCAAACCGCGAGTGCATCTCAGCTCAGCGTACTGTTCACTGGTCGTTATCGCGATGCCAAGAGCGGCGAAGAGGAGGATATTAAAGAGGTATGGCACCTGGAGCGCGCCCTGAATCAGAGCAACGCTCCCTGGCTCATCGTCGGTATTGAGCAGTAA
- a CDS encoding ATP-binding protein — translation MSDNKPNHPVTGVAEHREIQETLLNRAWRLIGLLVLLATCLLFTRAYFVGWSPSYTLSTIGMVSVFITSLSYRWLNYQLKAFLFIFFFIVLAVYEYLVWGTVISLERDIIGAILVALIFLGRRSAYVTAAICMLLMSGVGYLTVTSVDPTPLSRGLDYKATATWVSIIGNFFFLFLPLMIIVAEIGHHLAQKYERLKQLNQQLDESSRALQQSEIARQAAEIANQRKSEYLTDVSHEIRTPLNGVVGALELLKLSGLNREQLGMTQTAEHCTESLLSLINNILDFSRIEAGEMALTCKPYSIVKLAQESLKVVESRAIRKRLYLTLNDFSDIPQSMVCDGLRLKQILINLLSNAINFTTEGGVVLTLERDQQQLRLRVRDTGVGIEPDQLPLIFRPYRQAPDLQSGSGLGLAISSKLAQMMGGDLTVESEVGLGSTFTLTLPVELPETVEPGEDSALVLSPEPQEQLQTAELNILLVDDIATNRELTCKMLTKLGQRVVQARSGQEALKIAQEQVFDLVLMDIRLPDIDGVEVTRLWRRELAEVLDPGCYIVALTANAHPVERSALLEELMNDYLVKPVTLMQLARVVEKACVFQQARGVTLHSAPRVDTATHFHAEPDLMELAHHELIGLYRKAHDAFIEEDTEQLSYLLHALKGCAANVGLVGIRAMVEDLEDLLPYPSEKDFVRLACAIEQLQPPTGKR, via the coding sequence ATGAGCGATAACAAACCGAATCACCCAGTAACAGGAGTTGCTGAGCATAGAGAGATTCAGGAGACTCTATTAAATCGAGCATGGCGACTTATCGGGCTCCTTGTTTTACTGGCGACTTGCCTCCTTTTTACCCGTGCCTACTTTGTTGGCTGGAGCCCAAGTTATACGCTGTCGACCATTGGCATGGTCAGCGTTTTTATTACCTCTTTGAGCTATCGCTGGCTGAACTATCAGCTTAAAGCTTTCCTGTTTATCTTCTTTTTTATCGTCCTGGCGGTTTATGAGTATCTGGTCTGGGGGACGGTGATCTCTCTTGAGAGAGATATCATAGGTGCGATTCTGGTGGCACTTATTTTCCTCGGCAGGCGCAGTGCTTATGTGACGGCAGCGATCTGCATGCTACTTATGTCCGGGGTCGGGTACCTGACGGTCACTAGTGTGGACCCAACCCCCCTTTCGCGTGGGCTTGATTATAAAGCAACGGCGACCTGGGTTTCGATCATCGGAAACTTCTTTTTTCTCTTCCTGCCACTGATGATTATTGTCGCAGAAATAGGTCATCACCTGGCGCAAAAGTACGAAAGACTTAAGCAGCTCAACCAACAGCTTGATGAGAGCAGCCGGGCGCTGCAGCAGTCAGAGATCGCAAGGCAAGCCGCCGAGATAGCCAACCAGCGCAAGAGTGAGTATCTCACCGATGTCAGCCATGAGATCCGCACCCCGCTCAATGGGGTGGTGGGGGCTCTGGAGTTGCTCAAGCTGTCCGGCCTTAACCGGGAGCAGCTTGGGATGACCCAGACCGCCGAGCACTGCACCGAGTCTTTGCTGTCACTGATAAACAACATCCTGGACTTTTCCAGGATTGAAGCCGGGGAGATGGCTCTGACCTGTAAGCCATATTCAATCGTAAAGCTGGCTCAGGAATCCTTGAAGGTCGTGGAATCGCGCGCAATCCGTAAGCGCTTGTATCTTACTCTCAATGATTTTTCCGATATTCCCCAGAGCATGGTTTGTGATGGACTAAGGCTAAAACAGATTCTGATCAACCTGCTGTCCAACGCTATCAATTTCACCACAGAGGGAGGCGTCGTGCTCACCCTGGAACGTGATCAACAGCAGTTACGGCTCAGGGTTCGGGACACGGGAGTGGGGATTGAGCCCGATCAGCTACCGCTGATCTTCAGGCCCTATCGTCAGGCACCGGATCTCCAGTCCGGTTCAGGATTAGGCCTGGCCATCAGCTCGAAGCTTGCCCAGATGATGGGAGGCGATCTGACCGTTGAAAGTGAAGTTGGGCTCGGTTCAACTTTCACCCTGACACTGCCAGTCGAACTGCCTGAGACCGTGGAGCCCGGAGAGGACTCAGCCCTGGTTTTATCCCCTGAGCCTCAGGAGCAGCTGCAAACGGCAGAGCTTAATATCCTGCTGGTGGATGATATCGCGACCAACCGAGAGTTGACTTGCAAAATGTTAACCAAGCTTGGGCAGAGGGTTGTGCAGGCACGAAGTGGGCAAGAGGCGTTAAAGATAGCACAGGAGCAGGTGTTTGATCTGGTGCTGATGGATATTCGCCTGCCAGATATTGATGGGGTAGAAGTGACCCGGCTCTGGCGCAGAGAGCTTGCAGAGGTACTGGATCCTGGCTGCTACATAGTGGCATTAACTGCCAATGCTCACCCGGTTGAGCGAAGTGCGCTTCTTGAGGAGCTGATGAATGATTACCTGGTTAAGCCGGTGACCCTGATGCAGCTGGCCAGGGTCGTGGAAAAGGCCTGCGTGTTTCAGCAAGCGCGCGGAGTAACCCTGCATAGCGCCCCTCGGGTGGATACAGCCACTCACTTCCACGCAGAGCCTGATTTAATGGAGTTGGCTCATCATGAGCTGATAGGGCTCTACCGAAAGGCCCATGATGCCTTTATAGAGGAGGATACCGAGCAACTCAGTTACCTGCTGCATGCCCTGAAGGGCTGTGCGGCGAATGTTGGGTTGGTAGGGATCCGCGCCATGGTTGAAGATTTAGAAGATCTATTACCCTATCCAAGCGAAAAAGATTTCGTCAGGCTTGCCTGTGCCATTGAGCAGCTGCAGCCTCCTACCGGGAAAAGGTAA
- a CDS encoding ABC-type transport auxiliary lipoprotein family protein: MRHLLMALLSMTVLFALSGCALEPVQQPAMTQYQLVLPKSESSTSGVVAPNKQPILLLQRMTASEPFNGKAMYFSQGEYSLGSYASHQWVAPPQNMLTGLLNQYLTQHAGLFVVPGGYIGFSNYSLMSHLNSLMLLDKQSQLLLEVACTLKDNRTGKVIGQKEFKIESSAIVSPEGMVKASSQASLQLASEINQWLIASLKAQPEP, from the coding sequence ATGCGACATTTGCTAATGGCTCTTTTAAGCATGACGGTTCTGTTCGCCCTGAGTGGCTGTGCCCTTGAGCCGGTCCAGCAGCCCGCCATGACTCAATACCAGCTGGTGCTCCCTAAGTCCGAATCATCGACCTCTGGGGTCGTTGCTCCAAACAAGCAGCCGATCTTACTGCTGCAGCGAATGACCGCCAGTGAACCCTTTAATGGTAAGGCGATGTATTTCAGCCAGGGGGAGTACTCCCTTGGCAGCTACGCCAGTCACCAGTGGGTAGCTCCGCCGCAAAATATGCTGACCGGACTGCTCAATCAGTACCTGACTCAACACGCCGGTTTGTTTGTCGTTCCCGGCGGCTATATAGGCTTTAGCAATTACAGCTTGATGAGTCATCTTAACAGCCTGATGCTTTTAGATAAGCAGAGTCAGTTGCTGCTGGAGGTCGCCTGTACCCTGAAAGATAATCGCACTGGCAAAGTGATTGGACAAAAAGAGTTTAAAATCGAGAGCTCCGCCATCGTGAGCCCCGAAGGGATGGTTAAAGCCAGCAGCCAGGCAAGCCTGCAGCTGGCATCAGAGATCAATCAGTGGCTGATCGCCAGCCTTAAAGCACAACCTGAACCTTGA
- a CDS encoding MlaD family protein, whose protein sequence is MNNNSRYIFVGFFIILATFVLIFIGFWLARGLQSVTYYTYVAVFHESVDGLNIGSDVKFNGVAIGKVRQIKLDRHNPSNVDVYLDIAEGSPITMATYATLVPQGITGLNYVGLQIDKDEAKGVLRPPSTEAPYPRIPTHPSLFNSVTSQVMDISKNIAKVTDQIGELVNEKNANNLQQILNNLADVTSAFSKSNQHIAHSLASLDKILANVSANSGNMGQMMQNIGQTSKDIAKASQELTALSKSLNNTTVQGMNQTILPTLGQTLQRVNNTSRQLELLLETINNNPSALVRGQAPKAPGPGEK, encoded by the coding sequence ATGAACAACAATAGCCGCTACATCTTTGTCGGTTTCTTTATCATCCTGGCGACCTTTGTCCTGATCTTTATCGGATTCTGGCTGGCGCGTGGGTTGCAGTCGGTAACATATTACACTTATGTTGCCGTATTTCATGAGTCTGTGGATGGGCTCAATATAGGTTCAGACGTTAAGTTTAACGGGGTTGCGATCGGTAAGGTGCGGCAAATCAAGCTGGACCGCCACAATCCAAGCAATGTGGATGTCTACCTGGATATCGCAGAGGGCTCACCTATTACCATGGCCACCTATGCCACTTTGGTGCCCCAGGGGATCACGGGCCTCAACTATGTGGGGCTGCAGATCGATAAAGATGAGGCGAAAGGGGTATTACGCCCACCCAGCACCGAGGCGCCCTATCCCAGGATCCCGACACACCCCTCCCTGTTTAACAGCGTGACCAGTCAGGTGATGGATATCTCAAAAAACATCGCGAAAGTGACCGATCAGATCGGGGAGTTGGTGAATGAGAAAAATGCCAATAATTTGCAGCAGATCCTCAACAATCTTGCCGATGTTACCTCTGCTTTTTCCAAAAGCAATCAGCACATTGCCCACAGCCTGGCGAGCCTTGACAAGATTTTGGCCAATGTCTCAGCCAATAGCGGCAACATGGGTCAGATGATGCAAAATATCGGGCAGACCTCCAAGGATATCGCCAAGGCGAGTCAGGAGCTGACGGCGTTAAGCAAGAGCCTCAACAATACAACGGTCCAGGGAATGAACCAGACCATACTGCCAACCCTAGGCCAGACTCTGCAGCGGGTAAACAACACCTCTCGCCAGCTGGAGTTGCTGCTTGAGACGATTAACAATAATCCATCGGCCCTGGTACGAGGTCAGGCGCCCAAGGCCCCGGGACCAGGAGAGAAATAA
- a CDS encoding ABC transporter ATP-binding protein — MEQQNEVIIRVEGLGTCFDDLWVHKNLDLEIRERRIIAIIGDSGCGKTTLIREILMLQQVTEGGIYLYGEQIAGIPLSELQIKKFTSHMGMMFQQGALFSSLTVLENVMFPLSEYTNFDNRHIENIAKLKLKMVGLSESSFAKMPAELSGGMLKRTALARTLALDPKIIFLDEPSAGLDPQGAYELDQLIKGLQESLDLTVIIITHDLDTIWGIVDEVVYLGQKRVLVHSSVEDAAKETRYKTLYDFFNGPRGKAAQCFQKHDSDPQEILHEQQ, encoded by the coding sequence ATGGAGCAGCAAAATGAGGTGATCATCCGGGTTGAGGGTCTTGGAACCTGTTTTGATGACCTTTGGGTGCATAAAAATCTGGACCTGGAGATCCGCGAGCGGCGGATCATCGCTATCATTGGGGATAGTGGCTGCGGCAAAACCACCCTGATCCGTGAGATCCTGATGCTACAGCAGGTGACTGAGGGCGGGATCTACCTGTATGGAGAGCAGATTGCCGGCATCCCTTTATCTGAGCTCCAGATCAAAAAATTCACCAGCCACATGGGGATGATGTTTCAGCAGGGCGCTCTGTTTTCATCCCTGACCGTGCTGGAGAATGTGATGTTTCCGCTTAGTGAATATACCAATTTTGATAACCGGCATATTGAGAACATTGCCAAGTTGAAGCTCAAAATGGTTGGGCTCAGCGAAAGCAGCTTTGCTAAAATGCCGGCAGAGCTGAGCGGGGGGATGCTCAAGCGAACCGCCCTGGCGCGAACCCTGGCGCTGGATCCTAAAATCATATTTTTAGATGAGCCCTCTGCGGGACTCGATCCTCAGGGTGCCTATGAGCTGGATCAGCTGATCAAGGGGCTTCAGGAGTCTTTGGATCTGACGGTGATCATCATCACCCATGACCTGGATACCATCTGGGGAATTGTCGATGAGGTGGTCTACCTCGGGCAAAAGCGGGTGCTGGTGCATAGCAGTGTCGAGGATGCGGCCAAAGAGACGCGCTATAAGACCCTCTATGATTTTTTTAACGGGCCGCGGGGCAAGGCAGCTCAATGTTTCCAAAAGCATGACAGTGATCCACAGGAGATCTTGCATGAACAACAATAG
- a CDS encoding MlaE family ABC transporter permease gives MHKDIENNRLERNVANFTVNEGRIKLTGNWTWQGIAKNLIETLDPDMPIQEIDAREIGRLDTTGAYFINELQGRLKEKQASEIDLLLSPKQGILFKLVADNSTFEKTRNGKTHQFEIAYQIGVKTSQHIKDFVSFVGFVGQIGQTLFETARAPWKVRGRLVMDVVYNSGYQAIGIVCLLSFLIGVVLAYQMGPQLATYGANIFVVNLLGVSVLREFAPLITSIIVAGRSGAAFAAQIGTMKVQEEVDALQTFGLSPIKRLVMPRIAGLMIALPLLVVLADVASILGGMLMSKAVLGLSFSEFLIQFGKTVAVKHYAIGLIKTPVFAIIIAAVACYRGLKVKGDANSIGEETTRSVVYAIFFIIITDAIFSIIFSTTGV, from the coding sequence ATGCATAAAGATATTGAGAATAACCGGTTAGAGAGAAATGTTGCTAATTTCACCGTCAATGAGGGCCGGATCAAGCTCACGGGTAACTGGACCTGGCAGGGGATCGCCAAAAACCTCATCGAGACCCTGGACCCGGATATGCCGATCCAAGAGATCGATGCCAGGGAGATTGGCAGGTTAGATACGACAGGTGCCTATTTTATCAATGAACTCCAGGGACGATTAAAGGAGAAGCAGGCGAGTGAAATCGATCTGTTGTTAAGCCCCAAGCAGGGGATACTGTTTAAGCTGGTCGCGGATAACAGTACCTTTGAGAAGACCCGCAACGGTAAAACCCATCAATTTGAGATCGCCTACCAGATTGGTGTCAAAACCAGTCAGCACATCAAAGACTTTGTCTCTTTTGTCGGCTTTGTTGGCCAGATAGGCCAGACCCTGTTTGAAACTGCCAGGGCGCCCTGGAAAGTGCGGGGACGGCTGGTGATGGATGTGGTGTATAACTCCGGCTATCAGGCGATAGGTATCGTCTGTTTGTTGTCATTTCTGATAGGAGTAGTACTGGCTTACCAGATGGGACCACAGCTGGCGACCTATGGCGCCAATATCTTTGTGGTCAATCTGTTGGGTGTCTCGGTGTTGCGGGAGTTTGCCCCGCTTATCACCTCGATAATCGTTGCGGGGCGCTCGGGGGCGGCCTTCGCTGCCCAGATAGGAACCATGAAGGTCCAGGAGGAGGTGGATGCCCTGCAGACCTTCGGCCTCTCACCGATTAAGCGTCTGGTGATGCCGCGTATCGCAGGCCTGATGATTGCTCTGCCTCTGCTGGTGGTACTGGCCGATGTCGCTAGTATCCTGGGAGGCATGTTGATGTCTAAGGCGGTTCTGGGACTTAGTTTTTCTGAGTTTCTGATTCAGTTTGGCAAGACGGTTGCCGTCAAGCACTACGCGATCGGCCTCATCAAGACTCCGGTCTTTGCGATCATTATTGCGGCGGTGGCATGTTACCGGGGGCTTAAGGTTAAGGGGGATGCCAATAGTATTGGTGAAGAAACGACTCGCAGCGTGGTTTATGCCATCTTCTTTATTATCATTACTGATGCGATCTTCTCGATAATTTTCAGTACTACCGGAGTATAA
- a CDS encoding MIP/aquaporin family protein has product MSLKSQDNLLGECIAEFLGTGLLIFFGAGCVAAKVLSGAEFGQWEISITWGLGVAIAIYVAGGVSGAHINPAVTLALAAFKGFEKRKIIPYIIAQVAGAFCAAALVYFLYMNLFHDWETTNHVVRGSAASLQTAGIFSTYPYHSLSNFHAFLVELTITAVLMMGILALTDDNNGAPKGMAAALLIGLLIAVIGASIGPLTGFAMNPARDFGPKLFTYLAGWGDIALSGGRADPYFWVPILGPIVGAQVGAFIYLKLVSPYLPAHRRPTSETNDKATDSTHISHNA; this is encoded by the coding sequence ATGAGCTTGAAAAGCCAGGATAATCTCTTGGGAGAGTGTATTGCCGAGTTTCTTGGGACAGGTTTATTGATATTTTTTGGTGCCGGCTGTGTCGCAGCCAAGGTGCTCTCCGGGGCTGAATTTGGCCAGTGGGAGATCAGTATTACCTGGGGATTGGGTGTGGCGATCGCTATCTATGTTGCAGGTGGTGTCTCCGGTGCTCATATCAATCCGGCAGTCACCCTTGCTCTTGCCGCGTTTAAAGGCTTCGAAAAACGCAAAATTATTCCCTATATCATCGCCCAGGTTGCCGGAGCTTTCTGCGCTGCCGCCCTGGTCTACTTCCTCTATATGAATCTGTTCCATGACTGGGAGACAACCAACCACGTGGTGCGTGGTAGTGCCGCCAGCCTGCAAACCGCCGGCATATTCTCCACCTATCCTTACCACTCCCTGAGTAATTTTCACGCATTTCTGGTTGAGCTGACCATTACAGCCGTCCTGATGATGGGGATCCTGGCACTGACAGATGATAACAATGGTGCTCCCAAGGGAATGGCTGCGGCCCTGCTCATCGGTCTGCTGATCGCCGTCATCGGTGCGTCCATCGGCCCGCTGACTGGCTTTGCGATGAACCCTGCCCGTGACTTTGGCCCGAAACTCTTTACTTATCTGGCAGGATGGGGTGATATCGCTCTCAGCGGAGGGCGAGCAGACCCATACTTCTGGGTCCCCATTTTAGGCCCCATAGTCGGAGCCCAGGTTGGCGCCTTCATCTACCTGAAGCTGGTTAGCCCCTATCTTCCAGCTCACCGCCGTCCAACCAGCGAAACCAATGACAAGGCTACCGACTCAACTCATATCAGCCACAATGCCTGA